A window of the Falco rusticolus isolate bFalRus1 chromosome 1, bFalRus1.pri, whole genome shotgun sequence genome harbors these coding sequences:
- the LOC119150016 gene encoding interleukin-8, which produces MNGKLVAVLALFLISVALSQGRTLARMGTELRCQCVATHSKFIPPKSIQDVKLTQSGPHCKNVEVIATLKDGREVCLEPTAPWVQLIVKAILANAQLNSDSPL; this is translated from the exons ATGAACGGCAAACTTGTGGCTGTCTTGGCTCTCTTCCTGATTTCAGTGGCATTGTCTCAGG GTAGGACCCTGGCAAGGATGGGAACTGAGCTCCGGTGCCAGTGTGTAGCCACTCATTCCAAGTTCATCCCTCCTAAATCCATTCAAGATGTGAAGCTGACACAGAGCGGCCCCCACTGCAAGAACGTTGAAGTCAT AGCGACTCTGAAGGACGGCAGAGAGGTGTGCTTGGAGCCCACTGCTCCCTGGGTACAGCTGATCGTGAAGGCAATTTTGGCTAA TGCTCAGCTCAATTCGGACTCACCGCTCTAA